In the genome of Hippoglossus hippoglossus isolate fHipHip1 chromosome 4, fHipHip1.pri, whole genome shotgun sequence, one region contains:
- the s1pr3a gene encoding sphingosine 1-phosphate receptor 3a, with protein sequence MDKQMEEGMNAVIVKHYNHTGKWDPSRSIEACKMAVLLFICVLIVLENVMVLLALWKNKRFHSRMYFLIGNLALSDLLAGVAYAVNIFTSGKNTYFLTPVQWLAREGSMFVALSASTFSLLAIGIERHMTMVRLRPCETAGRGRLLGLLAACWLVSVLLSALPSLGWNCLDNVTSCSTVLPLYAKSYVAFCISVFSALLVAIIILYIRIYRLVTSSGRRVSSRPSERSLALLRTVVIVLGVFVMCWAPLFLLLLLDVGCSPYKCPVLYKVDWFIALAVLNSALNPLIYTLSSREMRAAFFRLLCCCQTSLESTGSPVLGNLHLGTVIPTAENSKTSLGGGGGSGTGKSTLNRGKVPTPMNSDNKNGDPSATAVPHHSGPTDLLSAVLVKARPPLSKF encoded by the coding sequence ATGGACAAACAAATGGAGGAAGGGATGAATGCTGTCATCGTCAAACACTACAACCACACGGGGAAGTGGGATCCGTCTCGCAGCATCGAGGCCTGTAAGATGGCCGTGCTGCTCTTCATCTGCGTGCTGATCGTCCTGGAGAACGTCATGGTCCTGCTCGCTCTCTGGAAGAACAAGCGCTTCCACAGCCGCATGTACTTCCTCATTGGAAACCTGGCACTGTCAGACCTGCTGGCTGGTGTGGCCTATGCAGTGAACATCTTTACCTCGGGAAAGAACACCTACTTCCTGACGCCGGTGCAGTGGCTGGCCAGAGAAGGGAGCATGTTTGTGGCCCTCAGCGCCTCAACCTTCAGCCTTCTGGCCATTGGGATCGAGAGGCACATGACTATGGTGCGTCTGCGTCCCTGTGAGACGGCAGGTCGAGGGAGGCTCCTAGGACTGCTGGCAGCCTGCTGGCTTGTGTCAGTGCTGCTCAGTGCTCTGCCCAGCCTGGGGTGGAACTGCCTGGACAATGTGACCTCCTGCTCCACGGTGCTGCCGCTCTACGCTAAGAGTTACGTGGCCTTCTGCATCAGTGTCTTCAGTGCTCTGTTGGTGGCCATCATCATCCTCTACATCAGGATCTACCGCCTGGTGACCTCCAGCGGTCGCAGGGTGAGCAGTCGGCCTTCGGAACGCTCACTGGCCCTGCTACGGACGGTGGTTATCGTTCTTGGAGTGTTTGTCATGTGCTGGGCGccgctcttcctcctgctgctgctggatgtggGTTGCAGCCCATATAAGTGCCCTGTGCTCTACAAGGTGGACTGGTTCATCGCTCTGGCTGTGCTCAACTCTGCCCTCAATCCTCTGATATACACTCTGTCCAGCAGGGAGATGAGAGCAGCCTTCTTCcggctgctgtgctgctgtcagaCCAGTTTGGAGTCCACTGGCTCTCCTGTTTTGGGCAACCTCCACCTGGGCACGGTCATCCCCACAGCAGAGAACAGCAAGACCAGTCTgggtggaggagggggcagTGGTACTGGCAAGTCCACACTGAACAGAGGCAAGGTTCCCACGCCTATGAACTCTGACAACAAGAATGGGGACCCCTCTGCCACTGCTGTGCCGCACCACTCCGGGCCCACAGACCTGCTCTCAGCTGTGTTGGTGAAGGCGCGGCCGCCCCTCAGCAAGTTCTGA